TGAATTGACCAGCAGCAAAAACAGGAGCTAGTATTAGTAAAAACAAAGGACTATCGTCATGATAGTCCTTTTAAATATGTATTAGCTAAATAGTGACATTGTTAAATTGCTATTTAGCTATTATAGGTCATGTAAAGCCCTTTGTGTATCATCATTAAGGATGTGAGCGTACGTTGTTACAGATTGTGTATTTCCACCCCTATGGCCTAGTTGATGTGCCAAAAGCACCGGGTCTTTTGTAGCACCGTATAACCGAGTCGCCAAGGTATGACGAAGCTTATGAGGAGTTACTCTAATACCGAAGCATTCAGAGTATTTTGATACAGTACGCTCAATAGCTGCGCTGCCTAATCTTCTTGGTACACCAGATTGAATTGAAAGAAACAGAGCTCGTTCTGTATCAAGGCGTTCTTTAGAATCCTTAATATTTGCTTTTTCTTCTTTGGATAGTGATTTTCCGACTTTATAACGTTTTTCTCTAATTTCAAGATATTCTTTTAAATAACGTTTGGCAAGTGGGGCAATACTTACAGTATCATTCTCCCCCCCTTTACGAACAACGTTGACAGTTAAGTCATTAAGATTTAGATCCGTTAGGTTTGTATTTGTAGCTTCCGATAGACGTATTCCTGTAGCAAGGAATAGTGAAATAATAGCAAGGTCACGTTCCTTGTTTATGTTATAAGAAGCTAGAGCTCGATTTGAAATCTTTTTAGGATACTCAAACTCAATAAAGTCAATAAAGGCTTGCGTCTGATCTCCTAAGAATAATTGAGATTTCATACTTGCTGCACGTGCCTGTAGAGTTTGTGTTTTTTTACTGAGCTTAATTTTTTTCATGACATTTCGGTCGAAGTAGGGCTGTCCATGTTCATCCTCAGATTCAATTGTTAGATAATTGAATAGGCTAGATAGAGATATTAACGTACGGCTTATCGTTTTTTCAGATAATGTCTTATTTTTTGCTTGTGCAGAATTATTTAGGAGGTTTCTTTCTCTCAAATAAACAATAAAAGACTCCATGTCTTTCTTTGAAAGATTTGCTAGGGTATCTAATTGAATGTCTTTAATAGTATCTGCCGAAGTTAAGTCGGCCTCTATAAGCCATGAGAAAAAACGTTTGTATTCTTTTAGGTACTCGTACAGAGTTTTCTGAGAGCGCCCCTGAACGACTTTAGATCGATAATACTCGTTGACATAAAAAGGCATTTCCTCTAAGTAGGACTGGATATACTCCATAAGTTTTTCAGTTTTCATATGATTTTAACCGTGGAGACCCCTCACTTTAGTGAGGGGAGGAAACGGTTGTCCTCCTTTTTTTTAATATTACAACAACTTTTCTATCGAATTCATGACTATAATATGGTATAATTAAGTCATGAAAGTAATTCAATAGAAAGGGGTTAGACATGGATTTGAATCGAGTGATTAAAGCACGTATTGTGTTTGATAATCAGAACGATATTGTAAAAATGGTTGAATCACAAGAAGCGTATCGACAAGGTTGTAACTTTGTTTCAGACTACATTTTTAATCACGGTTTTCAGTTAAATGCTACAGCATTAAACAAATTTGTTTACAGTGATTTACGTGAACAATTCGGACTTAAATCACAAATGGCTCAAACCTGTATACGAACCGTTGTGGCACGGTATAAAACAGTGCAAACTCAATTGCGTAAACAACGTGTCTGGGACGGTTACAAGAAAGATAATCACGGGAATGAAGTTAAAAACTACATTAACAAAGATTTAGACTTTCTTTGGAAACCAATTATTTTCAGTCGTCCGCAATTAGATTTAGTACGTAATCGTGATTACTCCTATACCAAAGACGGTAAGGTTTCTCTAAACACCGTTCATGGACGTGTGATTGTTAACCCGATTTACAACGGTTTCGAGCATTATTTCGACGGTTCATGGACACTAGGTACTGCTAAAATTCTTAAATCAGGTAAACACTGGTTTATGCACATCGCAGTAAGCAAAGAGTTAAACGACCAAGAACCTGAAATCAGAAACGTTGTTGGTATTGACCGTGGTTTGAGACAATTGGTGACCACTTATGACAATAAAGGTAAAACGATGTTTTACTCTGGTAAACAAATTGGTCACAAACGTCGTAACTATGCACGGTTACGTAAAGAACTACAATCCAAAGGTACAAAGTCCGCTAAACGAAGACTGAAAGCTATCAATCAACGAGAATCCCGTTGGATGAACGATGTCAATCATCGTATTTCTAAGACACTCGTTGATACCTATGGTTCAGGAACTTTGTTTATGCTAGAGGATTTAACCAATGTCACCTTTGACACTGTTTCTAAACGTAAGAAGGAAAACCGTTACGAACATCATTCCTGGTCGTTTTATGATTTGGAACAAAAGTTAGCTTATAAAGCTATAGCAAACGGTTCCCTTGTTGTTAAATCGGATGCACATTACACAAGTCAACGTTGTCCAAAATGTGGTCACATTGATAAAGATAATCGTGATAGAGCAAAACATGAGTTTTGTTGCAAACGGTGTTCTTTTAGAACCAATGACGATCGTGCAGCGAGCATGAACATTCAGTTCTTGGGAACCTTGTATAATAGTGGTGTTGAGAAACCACGTTTTGAAAAACATGAAATAAATCAGTAAGCCTTACATGGTTTACTGTTGGGTAGCTGAAACGAAAGTTTCTTGTCAACCTGCCCCGATGTGGTAACGTTATATCTAGGAGTTTGATAAAACGTTTGTACTAGATTAGTTACTACAAGCCCGTTACTTTAGTAACGGGTAGTTGACTGTCACCTCTAAAATTTCTAGGTAAAATTTGATGTTTTAAATTGTATCAGACGGTTTGAAGAAGTGATTTTACACTTCGGACTTTTAGTAAACAAATTATACTTTTTCCACCCGAAGTTGTCAAGAGTTTTATCACCTACCCTCTGAGAAGAGATTTTCCCTAATTCAATAACTTTTGAGTAAGAAAAATCAGCAAACTATTGCTGATTTTTTTGTTGTTCCTGCTGTTCCTTTTCAAGTAACTTAATTATATGTTGTCGCTCTTCGTTACTCAAACTTATTTTTTTAGTTGACTTAGGACAACGTAGGCAGATGCGGCTTCCGCTCTCTTGCCTTTATCTTTTTTGTATGCGCCATCTGTAAAGATAGTATAGTTATCGACATCCTGAATGCTGCTGGTCATAATAGCTCCT
This portion of the Streptococcus hyointestinalis genome encodes:
- a CDS encoding RNA-guided endonuclease TnpB family protein, which gives rise to MDLNRVIKARIVFDNQNDIVKMVESQEAYRQGCNFVSDYIFNHGFQLNATALNKFVYSDLREQFGLKSQMAQTCIRTVVARYKTVQTQLRKQRVWDGYKKDNHGNEVKNYINKDLDFLWKPIIFSRPQLDLVRNRDYSYTKDGKVSLNTVHGRVIVNPIYNGFEHYFDGSWTLGTAKILKSGKHWFMHIAVSKELNDQEPEIRNVVGIDRGLRQLVTTYDNKGKTMFYSGKQIGHKRRNYARLRKELQSKGTKSAKRRLKAINQRESRWMNDVNHRISKTLVDTYGSGTLFMLEDLTNVTFDTVSKRKKENRYEHHSWSFYDLEQKLAYKAIANGSLVVKSDAHYTSQRCPKCGHIDKDNRDRAKHEFCCKRCSFRTNDDRAASMNIQFLGTLYNSGVEKPRFEKHEINQ
- the xerS gene encoding tyrosine recombinase XerS, with product MKTEKLMEYIQSYLEEMPFYVNEYYRSKVVQGRSQKTLYEYLKEYKRFFSWLIEADLTSADTIKDIQLDTLANLSKKDMESFIVYLRERNLLNNSAQAKNKTLSEKTISRTLISLSSLFNYLTIESEDEHGQPYFDRNVMKKIKLSKKTQTLQARAASMKSQLFLGDQTQAFIDFIEFEYPKKISNRALASYNINKERDLAIISLFLATGIRLSEATNTNLTDLNLNDLTVNVVRKGGENDTVSIAPLAKRYLKEYLEIREKRYKVGKSLSKEEKANIKDSKERLDTERALFLSIQSGVPRRLGSAAIERTVSKYSECFGIRVTPHKLRHTLATRLYGATKDPVLLAHQLGHRGGNTQSVTTYAHILNDDTQRALHDL